A single genomic interval of Mangifera indica cultivar Alphonso chromosome 5, CATAS_Mindica_2.1, whole genome shotgun sequence harbors:
- the LOC123216945 gene encoding paired amphipathic helix protein Sin3-like 4 isoform X5 — MKRSRDDVYMNSQLKRPMISSTGEASGQPQVIGGGGGTTQKLTTNDALAYLKAVKDIFQDKREKYDDFLEVMKDFKAQRIDTAGVIARVKELFKGHRELILGFNTFLPKGYEITLPLDDEQPPQKKPVEFEEAINFVNKIKTRFQGDDHVYKSFLDILNMYRKENKSITEVYQEVASLFQDHPDLLDEFTHFLPDSSASASTAYVPSGRTSLLCDRSSALPTMRQMHVDKKERTIGSHADRDLSVDRPDPDHDRMLMKSDKDQRRRVEKERERREDRDRRDREREDRDFENDGNRDFNIKRLAPKRKARRIEDSTAEQFNQGVYSQELAFCEKVKEKLCNPDNYQEFLRCLHLYTKEIISRPELQSLVSDLLGKYPDLMDGFHGFLARCEKNEGFLANVMSKKSLWNDGLPRSVKVEDGDRDRDRERDDVVIDRDRENRDRDRLDKNVGFGVKDVIGQKMSLYSSKYMAKPIQELDLSNCERCTPSYRLLPKTYPIPAASQRTELGAEVLNDHWVSVTSGSEDYSFKHMRKNQYEESLFRCEDDRFELDMLLESVNVTTKRVEELLEKINNNTIKTDGPIRIEEHFTALNLRCIERLYGDHGLDVMDVLRKNAFLALPVILTRLKQKQEEWARCRSDFNKVWAEIYAKNYHKSLDHRSFYFKQQDSKSLGAKALLAEIKEISEKKHKEDDTLLAIAAGNRRSIVPHLEFEYPDPDIHEDLYQLIKYSCGEMCSIEQLDKVMKIWTTFLEPILGVPPRPQGAEDTEDVVKVNNHSVKSRAASVGDSDGSPDGPATVTNSKHVNPSRNGDESIQPEQSSSSRAWLPNGVREVKEDGSEAYQIARKSDNFCDSSEQDKLQSNAAMADETSGISKQASTNERFVNTNASLGTGADRSNGRTNIENTSGLSTTHCRPGNLTVEGGLELRSNNEIIFPSSEAGGSSRQMITTNGVLTEGAKTQRYNAESDMQFKIEREEGELSPNGDFEEDNFAAYGEAVLEAVPKAKDVAVSRQYQTKHGEEEICCAEVGGENEADADDEGEDSAQRSSEDTENASENGDVSGSDSGDAEDCSREEHEEDGDHDEHDNKAESEGEAEGMADAHDVEGDGTLLPYSERFLLTVKPLAKHVTPSLRDKEKDSRVFYGNDSFYVLFRLHQTLYERIQSAKINSSSAERKWKTSNDTGPTDLYARFMSALYSLLDGSSDNTKFEDDCRAIIGTQSYVLFTLDKLLYRLVKHLQAVATDEMDNKLLQLYTYEKSRKPGRFLDMVYHENARVLLHDENIYRIECSSTPTHLSIQLMDNGHEKPEVTAVSMDPNFAAYLHNVFLSIPGKKDKSGIFLKRNKCKVAGDDEFSSTCQAMEGLQIANGLECKITCNSSKVSYVLDTEDFLFRTRRKSRRIPQNSPCHNQAKASNGHPIRRLQRFQRWLSGS; from the exons ATGAAGAGGTCCAGAGATGATGTATACATGAACTCTCAACTTAAACGGCCCATGATTTCTTCGACAGGAGAAGC CTCTGGGCAACCCCAAGTGataggaggaggaggaggaactACACAGAAGCTAACAACAAATGACGCTCTGGCATATCTCAAGGCTGTTAAGGACATATTTCAGGACaaaagggaaaaatatgatGACTTCCTTGAAGTTATGAAAGACTTCAAAGCTCAAAG AATTGACACAGCAGGTGTAATAGCAAGGGTAAAGGAGCTATTTAAAGGGCATCGGGAACTAATTTTAGGGTTCAATACCTTCTTGCCAAAGGGATATGAGATCACCCTCCCACTTGATGATGAGCAACCTCCACAAAAGAAGCCAGTTGAATTTGAAGAGGCcattaattttgtaaacaagATTAAG ACAAGGTTTCAAGGTGATGATCATGTTTACAAATCATTTTTAGACATTTTGAACATGTATAGAAAGGAAAACAAGTCAATTACTGAAGTCTACCAGGAG GTTGCTTCCCTTTTCCAAGACCATCCTGATCTGCTTGATGAGTTTACTCATTTTCTACCTGATTCTTCAGCATCAGCATCAACTGCATATGTCCCTTCTGGAAGGACATCTCTGCTCTGTGATAGGAGCTCTGCATTGCCCACAATGCGGCAAATGCATGTTGATAAG AAAGAAAGGACTATAGGTTCTCATGCTGATCGTGACCTTAGTGTTGACCGACCTGATCCGGACCATGATAGGATGCTGATGAAATCTGACAAAGATCAAAGGAGGCGTGTGGAAAAGGAAAGGGAGAGGAGAGAAGACAGAGATAGAAGAGATCGGGAGCGGGAAGATAGAGACTTTGAGAATGATGGCAATAGAGACTTTAACATAAAACGCCTTGCCCCGAAACGGAAGGCTCGTAGAATTGAAGACTCAACTGCTGAACAATTCAATCAAG GTGTGTACAGCCAGGAGCTGGCATTCTGCGAGAAAGTAAAGGAGAAGTTATGTAATCCTGATAATTACCAGGAATTTTTGAGGTGTCTTCATCTCTACACCAAGGAAATAATAAGTCGACCAGAATTGCAATCTTTG GTCAGTGATTTGCTTGGAAAGTATCCAGATCTTATGGATGGGTTCCATGGATTTTTGGCTCGCTGCGAGAAAAATG AGGGATTTCTTGCTAATGTTATGAGCAAAA AATCTTTGTGGAATGATGGTTTGCCCAGATCTGTTAAGGTAGAGGACGGGGATAGAGATCGAGATCGTGAAAGGGATGATGTGGTTATAGATAGGGACCGTGAAAATAGAGACAGAGATAGACTTGATAAAAATGTGGGCTTCGGAGTTAAAGATGTGATAGGTCAGAAGATGTCTTTGTATTCCAGCAAGTATATGGCAAAACCTATTCAAGAACTTGACCTCTCAAACTGTGAGCGCTGCACTCCCAGTTATCGACTTCTTCCAAAAACT TATCCAATACCTGCAGCAAGCCAGAGAACAGAGCTGGGTGCTGAAGTACTGAATGATCATTGGGTTTCCGTAACTTCAGGAAGTGAAGATTACTCCTTCAAACACATGCGCAAAAACCAGTATGAAGAAAGCCTGTTTCGATGTGAAGATGACAG GTTTGAATTGGACATGTTGTTAGAATCTGTGAATGTAACTACCAAACGTGTAGAAGAATTGTTGGAAAAGATTAATAATAACACAATCAAAACAGATGGCCCTATTCGTATAGAAGAACACTTCACAG CTTTGAACCTAAGGTGCATTGAACGATTGTACGGTGACCATGGACTTGATGTGATGGACGTCTTACGAAAGAATGCTTTTCTTGCTTTGCCTGTTATCCTGACTCGATTGAAGCAAAAGCAagaagagtgggcaaggtgtcGTTCTGATTTTAATAAAGTCTGGGCTGAAATCTATGCCAAGAATTATCATAAATCTCTTGATCATCGTAGTTTCTATTTCAAGCAACAGGACTCAAAGAGCTTGGGTGCGAAAG ctTTGTTGGCAGAGATAAAAGAAATCAGTGAGAAGAAGCACAAGGAAGATGACACACTTCTTGCTATTGCTGCTGGAAATAGACGGTCTATTGTTCCTCATTTGGAATTTGAGTATCCAGATCCTGACATTCATGAAGATTTATATCAGCTCATTAAATATTCATGTGGAGAAATGTGTTCAATTGAACAGTTAGACAAAGTAATGAAGATCTGGACAACTTTCTTGGAACCTATACTTGGTGTTCCTCCTCGGCCTCAGGGTGCAGAGGACACTGAAGATGTTGTAAAGGTCAACAATCATTCTGTCAAAAGTCGTGCTGCTAGTGTTGGTGATAGTGATGGAAGTCCTGATGGTCCTGCTACTGTCACCAATTCTAAACATGTGAATCCTTCCAGAAATGGAGATGAGAGTATTCAACCCGAACAATCAAGTTCTTCTAGGGCTTGGCTGCCAAATGGGGTTCGTGAGGTTAAAGAAGATGGTTCAGAAGCTTATCAAATTGCTCGTAAGAGTGACAATTTCTGTGATAGTTCTGAGCAAGATAAATTGCAGAGCAATGCAGCTATGGCTGATGAAACATCTGGGATCAGCAAACAAGCTAGTACCAATGAGCGGTTTGTCAATACAAATGCATCGCTTGGGACTGGGGCAGATCGAAGTAATGGAAGGACTAACATAGAGAACACATCAG GGCTTAGTACAACTCACTGTAGACCTGGCAATCTCACTGTTGAGGGTGGACTTGAGTTAAGgtcaaataatgaaattattttccCTTCATCAGAG GCTGGGGGTTCTTCAAGACAGATGATAACAACTAATGGGGTGCTGACAGAAGGCGCAAAGACTCAGAGATACAATGCAGAATCTGATATGCAgtttaaaattgaaagagaagAGGGTGAATTATCTCCTAACGGAGATTTTGAGGAGGATAATTTTGCTGCTTATGGAGAAGCTGTTCTGGAGGCCGTGCCTAAAGCAAAGGATGTTGCTGTCAGCAGACAATATCAAACCAAacatggagaagaagaaatatgtTGTGCGgaggttgggggtgaaaatgaaGCTGATGCTGATGATGAAGGTGAGGACAGTGCTCAGAGGTCTTCAGAGGACACTGAAAATGCCTCTGAGAATGGTGATGTGTCTGGAAGTGATTCTGGTGATGCTGAGGATTGTTCTCGGGAAGAACATGAGGAAGATGGAGACCATGATGAGCATGATAACAAGGCGGAAAGTGAAGGTGAAGCTGAAGGGATGGCTGATGCTCATGATGTTGAAGGAGATGGGACGTTATTACCATATTCAGAACGTTTTCTGCTGACCGTGAAGCCTCTTGCAAAGCATGTTACCCCATCTCTACGTGATAAAGAAAAGGACTCTAGGGTTTTCTATGGAAATGATTCCTTCTATGTGCTTTTTAGGCTTCACCAA ACATTGTACGAGAGAATACAGTCGGCAAAGATTAATTCATCATCTGCTGAGAGGAAATGGAAGACATCTAATGATACTGGCCCTACGGATCTTTATGCCAG GTTCATGAGTGCACTTTATAGTTTACTGGATGGTTCTTCTGACAATACAAAATTTGAGGATGATTGCCGAGCTATTATTGGTACTCAGTCTTATGTTTTGTTTACATTGGACAAGCTGCTATATAGACTTGTCAAACAT CTCCAAGCAGTAGCAACAGATGAGATGGATAACAAGCTTCTTCAACTGTACACATATGAGAAATCTAGAAAACCTGGAAGATTTCTTGATATGGTTTACCATGAAAATGCTCGTGTACTTCTTCATGATGAGAACATATATCGTATTGAATGT TCATCTACGCCAACCCATCTCTCTATTCAGCTTATGGACAATGGACATGAGAAGCCTGAAGTGACAGCTGTTTCCATGGATCCCAATTTTGCTGCATACCTTCATAATGTCTTCCTATCAATTCCTGGGAAAAAGGATAAGTCTGGGATATTCTTGAAGAG GAATAAATGCAAAGTTGCAGGTGATGATGAATTTTCTTCTACATGCCAGGCCATGGAAGGACTTCAAATTGCTAACGGTTTGGAGTGCAAGATAACTTGCAATTCATCCAag GTGTCGTATGTTTTGGATACGGAAGATTTCTTGTTTCGAACAAGAAGGAAAAGTAGAAGGATCCCTCAGAACAGCCCATGCCACAACCAGGCAAAGGCTTCAAATGGTCATCCAATTAGAAGACTACAACGGTTTCAAAGATGGCTTTCTGGCTCATAA
- the LOC123216945 gene encoding paired amphipathic helix protein Sin3-like 4 isoform X4: protein MKRSRDDVYMNSQLKRPMISSTGEASGQPQVIGGGGGTTQKLTTNDALAYLKAVKDIFQDKREKYDDFLEVMKDFKAQRIDTAGVIARVKELFKGHRELILGFNTFLPKGYEITLPLDDEQPPQKKPVEFEEAINFVNKIKTRFQGDDHVYKSFLDILNMYRKENKSITEVYQEVASLFQDHPDLLDEFTHFLPDSSASASTAYVPSGRTSLLCDRSSALPTMRQMHVDKKERTIGSHADRDLSVDRPDPDHDRMLMKSDKDQRRRVEKERERREDRDRRDREREDRDFENDGNRDFNIKRLAPKRKARRIEDSTAEQFNQGVYSQELAFCEKVKEKLCNPDNYQEFLRCLHLYTKEIISRPELQSLVSDLLGKYPDLMDGFHGFLARCEKNEGFLANVMSKKSLWNDGLPRSVKVEDGDRDRDRERDDVVIDRDRENRDRDRLDKNVGFGVKDVIGQKMSLYSSKYMAKPIQELDLSNCERCTPSYRLLPKTYPIPAASQRTELGAEVLNDHWVSVTSGSEDYSFKHMRKNQYEESLFRCEDDRFELDMLLESVNVTTKRVEELLEKINNNTIKTDGPIRIEEHFTALNLRCIERLYGDHGLDVMDVLRKNAFLALPVILTRLKQKQEEWARCRSDFNKVWAEIYAKNYHKSLDHRSFYFKQQDSKSLGAKALLAEIKEISEKKHKEDDTLLAIAAGNRRSIVPHLEFEYPDPDIHEDLYQLIKYSCGEMCSIEQLDKVMKIWTTFLEPILGVPPRPQGAEDTEDVVKVNNHSVKSRAASVGDSDGSPDGPATVTNSKHVNPSRNGDESIQPEQSSSSRAWLPNGVREVKEDGSEAYQIARKSDNFCDSSEQDKLQSNAAMADETSGISKQASTNERFVNTNASLGTGADRSNGRTNIENTSGLSTTHCRPGNLTVEGGLELRSNNEIIFPSSEAGGSSRQMITTNGVLTEGAKTQRYNAESDMQFKIEREEGELSPNGDFEEDNFAAYGEAVLEAVPKAKDVAVSRQYQTKHGEEEICCAEVGGENEADADDEGEDSAQRSSEDTENASENGDVSGSDSGDAEDCSREEHEEDGDHDEHDNKAESEGEAEGMADAHDVEGDGTLLPYSERFLLTVKPLAKHVTPSLRDKEKDSRVFYGNDSFYVLFRLHQTLYERIQSAKINSSSAERKWKTSNDTGPTDLYARFMSALYSLLDGSSDNTKFEDDCRAIIGTQSYVLFTLDKLLYRLVKHLQAVATDEMDNKLLQLYTYEKSRKPGRFLDMVYHENARVLLHDENIYRIECLQSSTPTHLSIQLMDNGHEKPEVTAVSMDPNFAAYLHNVFLSIPGKKDKSGIFLKRNKCKVAGDDEFSSTCQAMEGLQIANGLECKITCNSSKVSYVLDTEDFLFRTRRKSRRIPQNSPCHNQAKASNGHPIRRLQRFQRWLSGS from the exons ATGAAGAGGTCCAGAGATGATGTATACATGAACTCTCAACTTAAACGGCCCATGATTTCTTCGACAGGAGAAGC CTCTGGGCAACCCCAAGTGataggaggaggaggaggaactACACAGAAGCTAACAACAAATGACGCTCTGGCATATCTCAAGGCTGTTAAGGACATATTTCAGGACaaaagggaaaaatatgatGACTTCCTTGAAGTTATGAAAGACTTCAAAGCTCAAAG AATTGACACAGCAGGTGTAATAGCAAGGGTAAAGGAGCTATTTAAAGGGCATCGGGAACTAATTTTAGGGTTCAATACCTTCTTGCCAAAGGGATATGAGATCACCCTCCCACTTGATGATGAGCAACCTCCACAAAAGAAGCCAGTTGAATTTGAAGAGGCcattaattttgtaaacaagATTAAG ACAAGGTTTCAAGGTGATGATCATGTTTACAAATCATTTTTAGACATTTTGAACATGTATAGAAAGGAAAACAAGTCAATTACTGAAGTCTACCAGGAG GTTGCTTCCCTTTTCCAAGACCATCCTGATCTGCTTGATGAGTTTACTCATTTTCTACCTGATTCTTCAGCATCAGCATCAACTGCATATGTCCCTTCTGGAAGGACATCTCTGCTCTGTGATAGGAGCTCTGCATTGCCCACAATGCGGCAAATGCATGTTGATAAG AAAGAAAGGACTATAGGTTCTCATGCTGATCGTGACCTTAGTGTTGACCGACCTGATCCGGACCATGATAGGATGCTGATGAAATCTGACAAAGATCAAAGGAGGCGTGTGGAAAAGGAAAGGGAGAGGAGAGAAGACAGAGATAGAAGAGATCGGGAGCGGGAAGATAGAGACTTTGAGAATGATGGCAATAGAGACTTTAACATAAAACGCCTTGCCCCGAAACGGAAGGCTCGTAGAATTGAAGACTCAACTGCTGAACAATTCAATCAAG GTGTGTACAGCCAGGAGCTGGCATTCTGCGAGAAAGTAAAGGAGAAGTTATGTAATCCTGATAATTACCAGGAATTTTTGAGGTGTCTTCATCTCTACACCAAGGAAATAATAAGTCGACCAGAATTGCAATCTTTG GTCAGTGATTTGCTTGGAAAGTATCCAGATCTTATGGATGGGTTCCATGGATTTTTGGCTCGCTGCGAGAAAAATG AGGGATTTCTTGCTAATGTTATGAGCAAAA AATCTTTGTGGAATGATGGTTTGCCCAGATCTGTTAAGGTAGAGGACGGGGATAGAGATCGAGATCGTGAAAGGGATGATGTGGTTATAGATAGGGACCGTGAAAATAGAGACAGAGATAGACTTGATAAAAATGTGGGCTTCGGAGTTAAAGATGTGATAGGTCAGAAGATGTCTTTGTATTCCAGCAAGTATATGGCAAAACCTATTCAAGAACTTGACCTCTCAAACTGTGAGCGCTGCACTCCCAGTTATCGACTTCTTCCAAAAACT TATCCAATACCTGCAGCAAGCCAGAGAACAGAGCTGGGTGCTGAAGTACTGAATGATCATTGGGTTTCCGTAACTTCAGGAAGTGAAGATTACTCCTTCAAACACATGCGCAAAAACCAGTATGAAGAAAGCCTGTTTCGATGTGAAGATGACAG GTTTGAATTGGACATGTTGTTAGAATCTGTGAATGTAACTACCAAACGTGTAGAAGAATTGTTGGAAAAGATTAATAATAACACAATCAAAACAGATGGCCCTATTCGTATAGAAGAACACTTCACAG CTTTGAACCTAAGGTGCATTGAACGATTGTACGGTGACCATGGACTTGATGTGATGGACGTCTTACGAAAGAATGCTTTTCTTGCTTTGCCTGTTATCCTGACTCGATTGAAGCAAAAGCAagaagagtgggcaaggtgtcGTTCTGATTTTAATAAAGTCTGGGCTGAAATCTATGCCAAGAATTATCATAAATCTCTTGATCATCGTAGTTTCTATTTCAAGCAACAGGACTCAAAGAGCTTGGGTGCGAAAG ctTTGTTGGCAGAGATAAAAGAAATCAGTGAGAAGAAGCACAAGGAAGATGACACACTTCTTGCTATTGCTGCTGGAAATAGACGGTCTATTGTTCCTCATTTGGAATTTGAGTATCCAGATCCTGACATTCATGAAGATTTATATCAGCTCATTAAATATTCATGTGGAGAAATGTGTTCAATTGAACAGTTAGACAAAGTAATGAAGATCTGGACAACTTTCTTGGAACCTATACTTGGTGTTCCTCCTCGGCCTCAGGGTGCAGAGGACACTGAAGATGTTGTAAAGGTCAACAATCATTCTGTCAAAAGTCGTGCTGCTAGTGTTGGTGATAGTGATGGAAGTCCTGATGGTCCTGCTACTGTCACCAATTCTAAACATGTGAATCCTTCCAGAAATGGAGATGAGAGTATTCAACCCGAACAATCAAGTTCTTCTAGGGCTTGGCTGCCAAATGGGGTTCGTGAGGTTAAAGAAGATGGTTCAGAAGCTTATCAAATTGCTCGTAAGAGTGACAATTTCTGTGATAGTTCTGAGCAAGATAAATTGCAGAGCAATGCAGCTATGGCTGATGAAACATCTGGGATCAGCAAACAAGCTAGTACCAATGAGCGGTTTGTCAATACAAATGCATCGCTTGGGACTGGGGCAGATCGAAGTAATGGAAGGACTAACATAGAGAACACATCAG GGCTTAGTACAACTCACTGTAGACCTGGCAATCTCACTGTTGAGGGTGGACTTGAGTTAAGgtcaaataatgaaattattttccCTTCATCAGAG GCTGGGGGTTCTTCAAGACAGATGATAACAACTAATGGGGTGCTGACAGAAGGCGCAAAGACTCAGAGATACAATGCAGAATCTGATATGCAgtttaaaattgaaagagaagAGGGTGAATTATCTCCTAACGGAGATTTTGAGGAGGATAATTTTGCTGCTTATGGAGAAGCTGTTCTGGAGGCCGTGCCTAAAGCAAAGGATGTTGCTGTCAGCAGACAATATCAAACCAAacatggagaagaagaaatatgtTGTGCGgaggttgggggtgaaaatgaaGCTGATGCTGATGATGAAGGTGAGGACAGTGCTCAGAGGTCTTCAGAGGACACTGAAAATGCCTCTGAGAATGGTGATGTGTCTGGAAGTGATTCTGGTGATGCTGAGGATTGTTCTCGGGAAGAACATGAGGAAGATGGAGACCATGATGAGCATGATAACAAGGCGGAAAGTGAAGGTGAAGCTGAAGGGATGGCTGATGCTCATGATGTTGAAGGAGATGGGACGTTATTACCATATTCAGAACGTTTTCTGCTGACCGTGAAGCCTCTTGCAAAGCATGTTACCCCATCTCTACGTGATAAAGAAAAGGACTCTAGGGTTTTCTATGGAAATGATTCCTTCTATGTGCTTTTTAGGCTTCACCAA ACATTGTACGAGAGAATACAGTCGGCAAAGATTAATTCATCATCTGCTGAGAGGAAATGGAAGACATCTAATGATACTGGCCCTACGGATCTTTATGCCAG GTTCATGAGTGCACTTTATAGTTTACTGGATGGTTCTTCTGACAATACAAAATTTGAGGATGATTGCCGAGCTATTATTGGTACTCAGTCTTATGTTTTGTTTACATTGGACAAGCTGCTATATAGACTTGTCAAACAT CTCCAAGCAGTAGCAACAGATGAGATGGATAACAAGCTTCTTCAACTGTACACATATGAGAAATCTAGAAAACCTGGAAGATTTCTTGATATGGTTTACCATGAAAATGCTCGTGTACTTCTTCATGATGAGAACATATATCGTATTGAATGT ctGCAGTCATCTACGCCAACCCATCTCTCTATTCAGCTTATGGACAATGGACATGAGAAGCCTGAAGTGACAGCTGTTTCCATGGATCCCAATTTTGCTGCATACCTTCATAATGTCTTCCTATCAATTCCTGGGAAAAAGGATAAGTCTGGGATATTCTTGAAGAG GAATAAATGCAAAGTTGCAGGTGATGATGAATTTTCTTCTACATGCCAGGCCATGGAAGGACTTCAAATTGCTAACGGTTTGGAGTGCAAGATAACTTGCAATTCATCCAag GTGTCGTATGTTTTGGATACGGAAGATTTCTTGTTTCGAACAAGAAGGAAAAGTAGAAGGATCCCTCAGAACAGCCCATGCCACAACCAGGCAAAGGCTTCAAATGGTCATCCAATTAGAAGACTACAACGGTTTCAAAGATGGCTTTCTGGCTCATAA